The following coding sequences lie in one Thermosulfuriphilus ammonigenes genomic window:
- a CDS encoding DnaJ C-terminal domain-containing protein has protein sequence MNEDPYRLLGLSRNATLSDLRRAFRRLVRRYHPDVNPDPRALKEFQAILEAYQYLKKHLREPPPGSEAVTVHFLEVSFREATLGATKEVLVLGAEITCPACDGTGEDLGGRRLSCPECQGQGVIKHLWREEEIGLVCATCRGRGFIIQTPCPRCQGQGRFRPRQTVTIAIPPGTEDGAVINKTLDSGERLQVEISVRPDPVFSRRGLDIIARVRLPLWKALLGGRMTIPTLTGPREIELPSPPQLTQPLRFSGQGIQDGQKRGDFLIFFEIILPGPPNNRARKLIKELAQLLPIEES, from the coding sequence ATGAATGAGGATCCCTATCGCCTTTTAGGGCTTTCACGGAATGCTACCCTTAGCGACCTCCGCCGGGCCTTTCGGCGTTTGGTTCGTCGTTATCATCCAGATGTCAATCCCGACCCCCGGGCCCTTAAGGAGTTTCAGGCTATCCTGGAGGCCTATCAATATCTCAAAAAACATCTCCGAGAACCACCCCCCGGAAGCGAGGCCGTAACTGTCCACTTTTTAGAGGTCTCTTTCCGAGAGGCTACCTTAGGAGCCACCAAGGAGGTTTTGGTGCTCGGGGCCGAAATCACTTGCCCCGCCTGCGACGGAACAGGCGAAGATCTTGGAGGGCGTAGGCTCTCCTGCCCAGAATGTCAGGGCCAAGGGGTTATCAAACACCTCTGGCGGGAGGAAGAGATTGGTCTGGTCTGTGCTACCTGCCGGGGTCGGGGATTCATTATTCAGACTCCATGCCCTCGGTGCCAGGGACAGGGAAGATTTCGTCCTCGCCAAACCGTAACCATCGCCATTCCTCCGGGGACAGAAGATGGAGCGGTAATCAACAAAACTTTAGACAGCGGTGAACGCCTTCAGGTAGAGATCTCTGTCCGCCCAGATCCGGTTTTTAGTCGCCGGGGGCTGGACATCATCGCCCGGGTGCGACTCCCCCTCTGGAAGGCCCTCTTGGGAGGGAGAATGACGATACCCACCCTCACCGGCCCCCGAGAAATAGAACTTCCCTCTCCTCCCCAGTTGACTCAACCCTTGCGCTTTTCGGGGCAGGGGATCCAGGATGGCCAAAAAAGAGGAGATTTTCTTATCTTCTTTGAGATAATCCTTCCGGGGCCCCCTAATAATCGGGCCCGAAAACTCATCAAAGAGCTGGCCCAACTTCTACCAATAGAAGAATCCTAA
- a CDS encoding MFS transporter: protein MGVYEAIFLGTFASLRHPYFRLFFLGQALCLVGIWMQTTAQRWLILELTDSATILGLLGAVGSLPIFFFSFLAGWLADRLPKRRLLLLAKILGGLQAFLLGLITQLGWVTAWHILVLAGFLGLVNALELPVRQAYLYDLVEPEDITNAVALHSTAFNLARFLGPAAAGMLMVRWGAWPCFYFNALGFLAVVFALLFIPLEGRVERDSRGLLRDLREGLGFVLAHRVVRSVLLLVAAFSICLLPYAVLLPVFGRDILGVGARGYGFLMAANGAGAFTGAIFLASVSTLIDRRRWILRSAFSLLVFLFLFAWSRNFYLSAALLYLSGLSMVFTFNSAISLLQTYSPSELRGRVMGLFSMSFLGLFPLGSLLFGWLAERLSPPQALSAGVFLAALVCLYPIRLLRG, encoded by the coding sequence ATGGGCGTCTATGAGGCCATCTTCCTGGGAACGTTTGCCTCCCTAAGGCATCCTTATTTCCGCCTTTTCTTTTTGGGGCAGGCCCTGTGCCTGGTGGGTATCTGGATGCAGACCACGGCCCAGCGCTGGTTGATCCTGGAGCTTACCGACTCAGCCACTATCCTCGGGCTTTTGGGGGCTGTAGGGTCTCTACCGATCTTTTTCTTTTCTTTTTTAGCTGGCTGGCTGGCTGATCGTTTGCCCAAAAGGAGACTTCTCCTTTTAGCCAAGATTTTGGGCGGATTGCAGGCTTTCCTTCTGGGGCTCATTACCCAGCTGGGCTGGGTGACAGCTTGGCATATTCTGGTCTTGGCAGGTTTTCTAGGCCTGGTAAACGCCTTAGAGCTCCCTGTGCGCCAGGCCTATCTTTATGATCTGGTAGAACCAGAGGATATCACCAATGCCGTGGCCCTTCACTCCACAGCCTTTAACCTGGCCCGCTTTCTGGGGCCGGCGGCAGCAGGGATGCTTATGGTCCGCTGGGGGGCCTGGCCCTGTTTCTACTTTAACGCCTTAGGGTTTCTGGCGGTGGTTTTTGCCCTGCTTTTTATCCCTCTTGAGGGCCGGGTGGAGCGAGACAGTCGGGGGCTTTTGCGAGACCTGCGAGAGGGTTTAGGGTTTGTCCTTGCTCACCGAGTTGTTCGGAGCGTACTTCTTTTGGTGGCCGCCTTTAGTATTTGTCTTCTTCCTTATGCCGTGCTTCTTCCTGTCTTTGGCCGGGATATCTTAGGGGTAGGAGCCAGAGGATATGGGTTCCTCATGGCGGCCAATGGGGCTGGGGCTTTTACTGGAGCCATTTTTTTGGCCTCTGTGTCTACCCTCATAGACCGACGCCGCTGGATTCTGCGCAGCGCCTTTTCTCTGCTGGTCTTTCTTTTTCTTTTTGCCTGGTCTCGAAACTTTTACCTTTCGGCCGCTCTTCTCTATCTTTCTGGTCTCAGTATGGTCTTCACCTTCAACAGCGCCATCAGTCTTCTTCAGACTTACTCTCCTAGCGAATTACGGGGCCGGGTAATGGGCCTTTTTTCTATGTCTTTTTTAGGGCTCTTTCCCCTGGGAAGTCTCTTGTTTGGCTGGCTGGCCGAGAGGCTTTCTCCGCCTCAGGCCCTAAGTGCCGGCGTATTTTTGGCTGCTCTGGTCTGTCTCTACCCTATTCGGCTGCTTAGGGGTTAG
- the ahbD gene encoding heme b synthase, with the protein MKRPEFVPRLVAWEVTRNCNLNCVHCRAAATRGPYEGELSTEECLRVLREIRELGQPVIILTGGEPLLRPDIFELASYGTELGLRMVMAPNGTLITEEVTEKMKASGIQRVSISLDGATAEAHDSFRKMPGAFEGALRGIRLLKEAGIPFQINTTITEINLAEIPKVFELAVSLGAVAHHIFLLVPTGRGKELAHQALSAAKYEETLNWFYEQSKNAPLHIKATCAPHYYRILRERAREEGLEVTPETHGLDAVTRGCLGGIGFCFISHRGQVQPCGYLELDCGNVRQSHFGEIWRHSEVFLNLRNFKAYKGKCGRCEYIRVCGGCRARAYEMSGDYLAEEPLCLYQPRKGARG; encoded by the coding sequence ATGAAGAGACCGGAGTTTGTTCCCCGTTTGGTGGCCTGGGAGGTGACGCGGAACTGTAACCTTAACTGCGTGCACTGTCGGGCAGCGGCCACCCGGGGGCCTTACGAAGGAGAGCTTTCCACCGAGGAATGTCTGCGGGTCTTGAGGGAAATCCGGGAACTTGGACAACCGGTGATTATCCTCACTGGCGGTGAGCCACTTTTGAGGCCCGATATCTTTGAGCTGGCCAGCTATGGCACCGAGCTTGGTCTGCGCATGGTTATGGCTCCCAATGGAACCTTGATCACCGAAGAGGTGACGGAGAAGATGAAGGCCTCCGGTATTCAGCGGGTCTCTATTAGTCTGGATGGAGCTACTGCGGAGGCCCACGACTCTTTCCGGAAGATGCCAGGGGCCTTTGAGGGGGCCCTAAGAGGGATTCGGCTCCTTAAAGAGGCCGGGATTCCCTTCCAGATCAATACCACCATTACGGAGATCAATCTAGCCGAGATACCCAAAGTCTTTGAGCTTGCCGTCTCCTTGGGGGCCGTGGCCCACCATATCTTTCTCTTGGTGCCAACCGGTCGGGGTAAGGAGCTGGCTCATCAAGCCCTATCTGCGGCCAAATATGAGGAAACTCTCAATTGGTTTTACGAGCAATCAAAAAACGCTCCCCTCCACATTAAGGCCACCTGTGCCCCCCATTATTATCGTATTCTCCGGGAGCGAGCCCGGGAGGAGGGCCTGGAGGTTACCCCCGAGACCCACGGTCTTGATGCCGTGACCAGGGGTTGCCTTGGGGGAATTGGCTTCTGCTTTATATCTCATCGAGGTCAGGTCCAGCCCTGCGGTTATCTGGAGCTTGACTGCGGTAACGTGCGTCAAAGCCATTTTGGAGAGATTTGGCGCCATTCAGAAGTTTTTCTTAATCTGCGTAATTTTAAAGCCTACAAAGGCAAATGTGGTCGCTGTGAATATATCCGGGTCTGTGGTGGTTGCCGGGCTCGGGCCTATGAGATGAGTGGTGACTACCTGGCCGAGGAGCCCCTCTGTCTCTATCAGCCCAGGAAGGGGGCCAGAGGCTAG
- the hemB gene encoding porphobilinogen synthase, whose protein sequence is MIFPEYRPRRLRRTETLRSMVRETDLSIRNLIYPLFICPGKKVRNPVSSMPGVFQLSVDEAVKEAEEVAGLGIPAIILFGLPEKKDKTGSEAWSKKGVVQKAIAAIKKAVPELVIITDVCLCEYTSHGHCGLLKGEAVDNDSTLEVLARVAVSHAQAGADIVAPSDMMDGRVGRIREALDEAGFSMVSIMSYAVKYASSFYGPFREAAECAPQFGDRKSYQMDPGNSNEAIREAALDVEEGADILMVKPALPYLDIIRRLREEFTHPLAAYQVSGEYAMIKAAAERGWLSEEAVMMESLVSIRRAGAVLILTYFAKQAARLLRGE, encoded by the coding sequence ATGATCTTTCCCGAATATCGTCCCCGTCGGCTAAGGCGCACAGAGACCCTGAGATCTATGGTTCGGGAGACGGATCTCTCCATAAGAAACCTTATTTATCCCCTTTTTATATGTCCGGGTAAAAAGGTTCGCAATCCGGTCTCATCTATGCCGGGAGTCTTTCAGCTTTCTGTAGATGAGGCGGTCAAGGAGGCCGAGGAGGTGGCCGGGCTGGGGATTCCGGCCATTATCCTCTTTGGTCTGCCAGAAAAGAAAGACAAAACCGGCTCGGAGGCCTGGAGTAAAAAAGGGGTGGTTCAGAAAGCTATAGCGGCCATCAAGAAGGCTGTCCCCGAGCTGGTGATTATTACTGATGTCTGTCTCTGTGAATACACTAGCCATGGCCACTGTGGTCTTTTAAAGGGAGAGGCGGTTGATAATGATTCTACCTTGGAGGTGCTGGCTCGGGTGGCCGTCTCTCACGCCCAGGCCGGGGCCGATATAGTCGCCCCCTCTGACATGATGGACGGTCGGGTGGGCCGGATCCGAGAGGCCCTGGATGAGGCGGGTTTCTCTATGGTCTCCATAATGTCTTATGCCGTGAAATATGCTTCCAGCTTCTATGGTCCTTTCCGGGAAGCGGCTGAATGTGCTCCTCAGTTCGGGGATCGCAAGAGCTATCAGATGGATCCTGGCAACAGCAACGAGGCCATCCGGGAAGCCGCTCTGGATGTCGAAGAAGGGGCTGATATCCTGATGGTTAAGCCGGCCCTGCCGTATCTGGATATTATCCGCCGTTTAAGAGAGGAATTTACTCATCCCTTGGCGGCCTACCAGGTCTCTGGAGAATATGCCATGATCAAGGCAGCTGCCGAGAGAGGCTGGCTCTCGGAGGAGGCGGTGATGATGGAGTCCCTTGTTTCCATTCGGCGGGCTGGGGCGGTGCTTATTCTCACCTATTTTGCCAAACAGGCGGCCAGGCTTCTCAGGGGAGAATGA
- a CDS encoding tetratricopeptide repeat protein, with the protein MRRFCLLLFLVLVVFSAQAGAFSASEISKAFVESYRYEKMGAYKEAIKALLPLYQEAPRRYLLNLRLGWLYYLSGKYGDAIAYYQKAAEVRPESIEPLLGLSLPLMARGNWGKVERLMNRIISKDPYNYYANLRLAVALRLQNKAPLAEKVARKMLKLYPSSLDFLVELGRIFTWQGKKKEARQIFLRVLLLDPQNVAAREALKK; encoded by the coding sequence ATGAGGAGGTTTTGTCTTCTGCTTTTCCTGGTCTTGGTTGTTTTCTCCGCCCAGGCCGGGGCCTTTTCGGCCTCTGAAATATCCAAGGCCTTTGTGGAGTCGTATCGCTACGAGAAGATGGGGGCCTACAAAGAGGCCATTAAGGCCCTGCTTCCTCTCTATCAGGAGGCCCCTCGGCGCTATCTTCTCAACCTTCGTCTGGGCTGGCTTTATTACCTTTCTGGTAAGTATGGTGATGCCATTGCCTATTATCAAAAGGCGGCCGAGGTTAGACCAGAATCCATAGAACCCCTTTTGGGGCTCTCTCTGCCTCTTATGGCCCGGGGGAACTGGGGTAAGGTTGAACGTCTCATGAACCGGATCATCTCCAAAGACCCCTATAATTACTATGCCAACCTCCGACTGGCGGTGGCCCTCAGACTCCAGAACAAGGCCCCTTTGGCCGAAAAGGTGGCCCGTAAAATGTTGAAGCTTTATCCCTCCAGTTTGGACTTCTTGGTAGAGCTTGGCCGGATCTTCACGTGGCAGGGCAAGAAGAAGGAAGCCCGTCAGATATTCCTTCGCGTTCTCCTCCTTGATCCGCAGAATGTGGCTGCCAGAGAGGCCCTCAAGAAGTAA
- a CDS encoding urea transporter yields MKDLKALLGWLGSYLRTVANSYTEIFFFENHLLGLVLVAATFINPNVGLAGLLCVISAYELARFLGLREIFRGSGYYTYNPLLVGLSIGFLFKITPLTIFFIVTAGLMTFVVTFSLAHVFYYFFRLPVINVPFVLVSTTIYLAAYRYSNLLVNDFYLRHPAFNSLDLRLPLWLTGPLKALGALLFSPHLLGGLIFLVVIFLASRILFFLAVSGYVLGVTTLALMKGSFYQALTDLSTFNFSLIAMAIGGVFLIPGPRSYILAAIAVVVSPFLLEAAGFFWAHYGIPAFTLPFNVVTLSFIYPLGLAGYPYLTLYYRGSPERTLDYYLSYLARFRGTNRTLTLPFSGDWTVWQGFDGPWTHKGIWRYALDFVITDAEGKTFSGQGQLLEDYYCFGKPVLSPVRGRVISLVNNIDDNPPGSVNEIDNWGNYVLIYDERGFYVLLAHFKRGSIKVSPGQWVEKGHLLGLCGNSGYSPQPHLHLQIQFSAELGAPTAPFSLLHYAVIKEGRLIFRANDIPKEGECLRALYPDKALESKFSFVLDEEIIYEVNREVGEPETLCLKVCMAPDGTYFFDSGSDRLYFSKDQGTFYLLRHDGGDEALKALFLALPRVPLVYQKELCWKDNLPLEAYFGPLKRALFTFMASFRRDLARVTGTYFFSSSEEIQGEVQGGVDRTRVKTFVRLDPLKGLSLVRVEREGQKITLRRVT; encoded by the coding sequence ATGAAGGACTTAAAGGCCCTCTTGGGGTGGCTTGGCTCCTATTTGCGCACGGTAGCTAATAGCTACACAGAGATCTTCTTTTTTGAAAACCATCTTCTGGGGCTGGTTCTGGTGGCGGCCACCTTTATCAACCCTAATGTTGGTCTGGCAGGTCTTCTCTGCGTGATTTCAGCCTATGAACTGGCCCGTTTTTTGGGGTTGCGGGAGATCTTTCGCGGCTCAGGATATTACACCTACAATCCACTCTTGGTGGGGCTTTCTATCGGTTTTCTTTTTAAAATTACACCTCTTACCATCTTTTTTATTGTTACTGCCGGGTTGATGACCTTTGTGGTTACCTTCTCTCTGGCCCATGTCTTTTATTACTTTTTTCGCCTGCCGGTGATCAATGTTCCCTTCGTTCTGGTGAGCACGACCATCTATTTGGCCGCCTATCGCTATTCCAATCTTCTGGTTAATGACTTCTATCTTCGACACCCGGCCTTTAACTCTCTTGATCTTCGCCTGCCCCTTTGGCTAACAGGGCCCCTTAAGGCCCTGGGGGCCTTATTATTTAGTCCTCATCTCCTAGGGGGTCTTATCTTTCTGGTAGTAATCTTTTTGGCCTCCCGAATTCTCTTCTTTCTGGCCGTCTCGGGTTACGTTTTGGGAGTGACTACTTTAGCCTTGATGAAGGGGTCTTTTTATCAGGCCCTCACCGACCTTAGCACCTTTAATTTTAGTCTCATCGCCATGGCTATCGGGGGAGTCTTCCTCATCCCCGGCCCCCGGAGCTATATCCTGGCCGCTATTGCCGTGGTTGTCTCTCCTTTTCTTCTGGAGGCCGCCGGTTTCTTCTGGGCTCATTACGGTATTCCCGCCTTTACCCTGCCCTTTAATGTGGTGACCCTTTCTTTTATCTACCCCTTGGGGCTGGCTGGTTATCCCTACCTGACCCTTTATTATCGGGGCAGTCCAGAGCGCACCCTGGATTATTATCTTTCTTACTTAGCCCGTTTTCGAGGCACTAATAGAACCCTTACCCTTCCCTTTTCTGGAGACTGGACTGTCTGGCAGGGCTTTGATGGGCCCTGGACCCACAAGGGAATCTGGCGTTACGCCTTAGACTTTGTCATTACCGATGCCGAAGGGAAAACCTTCTCTGGTCAGGGGCAGCTTCTGGAAGACTATTACTGCTTTGGCAAGCCGGTTCTCTCCCCGGTAAGAGGCCGAGTGATTTCTTTAGTAAACAACATCGATGACAACCCTCCGGGTTCCGTTAATGAGATCGATAACTGGGGCAACTATGTCTTGATCTACGATGAGAGGGGATTTTATGTCCTTTTGGCCCATTTTAAACGGGGATCCATCAAGGTTTCTCCTGGCCAATGGGTGGAAAAGGGGCATCTTTTGGGGCTCTGCGGTAACTCGGGCTACTCTCCCCAGCCGCACCTCCATCTTCAAATACAGTTTTCCGCCGAACTCGGGGCCCCCACAGCCCCCTTTAGTCTCCTGCACTATGCGGTCATCAAAGAAGGGCGGCTTATTTTCCGGGCTAACGATATTCCTAAAGAGGGAGAGTGCCTGAGAGCCCTCTATCCCGATAAGGCCCTGGAGTCAAAGTTCTCCTTTGTTCTGGATGAAGAAATCATATATGAAGTAAATAGGGAGGTGGGAGAACCAGAGACTTTGTGCCTTAAGGTTTGTATGGCCCCTGATGGAACATATTTTTTTGATTCTGGCAGTGACAGACTTTATTTTAGCAAAGACCAAGGGACCTTTTATCTTTTGCGCCACGATGGAGGAGATGAAGCCTTAAAAGCCCTTTTTCTGGCTTTGCCCCGGGTGCCGCTTGTCTATCAAAAGGAACTTTGCTGGAAAGATAACCTCCCGCTGGAGGCCTATTTTGGCCCCCTAAAGCGGGCTCTGTTTACCTTTATGGCCTCCTTTCGGCGGGATTTAGCCCGGGTAACAGGGACTTATTTTTTCAGCTCTTCAGAGGAAATTCAGGGAGAGGTTCAGGGCGGAGTGGATCGAACCAGAGTCAAAACTTTTGTCCGCCTTGATCCCTTAAAAGGTCTTTCCCTGGTGAGGGTAGAAAGAGAAGGTCAAAAAATAACTTTAAGGAGGGTTACATGA
- a CDS encoding alanine racemase yields the protein MKEPYEKPIIKKVQVGLMNKFGPSYGRHVRSEIDGVPISDLVARFGSPLFVFSERRLREKYRTIHQAFATRYPNVHFSWSYKTNYLDAICAILHQEGETAEVVSELEYQKARRLGVPGSEIIFNGPYKPLSALKVAAEEGAIINIDHFDEIYDLEEVAKGLGQPIKVGLRLNMDTGISPQWTRFGFNLESGQALDAVKRLVSGGHLILHGLHCHLGTFILEPRAYGRAIAKMVEFAYQVEDDFDLKIEYLDIGGGLPSLNRLKGIYLSPDVAVPPLEDFAEAICDTLLSRLRPNDFPTLILETGRAIVDEAGFLITTVHASKRLPDGTRAYVVDAGVNVLFTAFWYNFRLELEEDVPGPLEPCILYGPLCMNIDVVADQAHLPPLPRGSRLIISPVGAYNVTQWMQFIRPRPAVVLIDKEGHPHLIREAEDLEDIVARERLPEHLRLQKE from the coding sequence GTGAAAGAACCCTATGAGAAGCCGATTATCAAAAAGGTCCAAGTAGGTCTGATGAACAAGTTTGGTCCTTCCTATGGTCGTCACGTGCGTTCCGAAATTGATGGTGTTCCGATAAGTGATCTGGTAGCCCGTTTTGGTTCGCCACTTTTTGTTTTCTCTGAGCGACGTTTGCGGGAGAAATATCGAACTATTCATCAGGCTTTTGCCACCCGATATCCCAATGTCCATTTTAGCTGGTCTTATAAGACCAATTACTTAGATGCTATCTGTGCCATCCTTCATCAGGAGGGAGAGACAGCTGAAGTTGTCTCCGAGCTCGAGTACCAGAAGGCCAGACGGCTGGGGGTCCCGGGGTCAGAGATAATTTTTAACGGTCCCTACAAGCCCCTTTCAGCCCTGAAAGTAGCCGCCGAGGAGGGAGCCATTATCAACATAGACCACTTTGATGAGATCTATGATCTCGAAGAGGTGGCTAAAGGGCTGGGCCAGCCGATAAAAGTGGGCCTTAGGCTCAATATGGACACGGGCATAAGCCCTCAGTGGACCCGCTTTGGGTTCAACCTAGAATCTGGCCAGGCCCTGGATGCTGTAAAGCGTTTGGTCTCCGGAGGGCATCTTATTCTTCATGGTCTCCACTGCCATCTGGGCACTTTTATTCTTGAACCCCGGGCCTACGGACGGGCCATTGCCAAGATGGTTGAGTTTGCCTATCAGGTAGAGGACGATTTTGATCTGAAGATAGAATATCTTGATATAGGAGGCGGTCTTCCCTCGCTCAATCGTCTAAAAGGTATCTATCTTTCTCCAGACGTAGCCGTTCCCCCTCTTGAGGATTTTGCTGAAGCCATCTGTGATACCCTGCTGTCCCGGCTGCGGCCAAATGACTTTCCTACCCTTATCCTGGAGACCGGACGGGCCATCGTTGATGAGGCCGGTTTTCTTATCACTACGGTTCATGCCAGCAAAAGGCTTCCCGACGGCACCAGGGCTTATGTGGTTGATGCCGGAGTCAATGTGCTCTTTACGGCCTTTTGGTACAATTTTCGTCTAGAACTGGAGGAGGATGTCCCCGGCCCTCTTGAACCCTGCATTCTTTACGGACCCCTTTGTATGAATATCGACGTGGTTGCTGATCAGGCCCATCTGCCCCCTCTTCCTCGGGGCTCCAGGCTGATCATCTCCCCGGTGGGAGCCTACAATGTCACCCAGTGGATGCAGTTTATAAGACCCCGACCAGCAGTGGTTCTCATTGACAAAGAGGGTCACCCCCATCTTATCCGCGAGGCCGAAGATCTTGAAGATATTGTGGCTCGGGAAAGACTTCCCGAACATCTTCGTCTCCAGAAAGAGTAA
- a CDS encoding ATP-grasp domain-containing protein, translating into MPNQEAESSFQKIVAEWGYPVLVQKVVQGEEINVIGLGDGQGSSLGLMAIKKLWITAWGKIWTGVTIKNESIIKAAEAFLKAYGWRGAFELECIATEDKIYLIEINPRFPAWVYFATGAGLNLPARLLRAAVGLPVERDSHYEAGRLYIRYTYDLVTDMETFQRIITRGES; encoded by the coding sequence ATACCTAATCAAGAGGCCGAGTCTTCCTTTCAGAAAATAGTTGCCGAATGGGGTTATCCGGTCCTGGTTCAGAAGGTCGTTCAGGGGGAGGAGATAAATGTTATCGGACTTGGCGACGGCCAGGGGAGCTCCCTGGGCCTTATGGCCATCAAGAAGCTCTGGATTACCGCCTGGGGTAAGATCTGGACCGGAGTGACCATTAAGAATGAGTCCATTATCAAGGCCGCAGAGGCCTTTCTTAAGGCCTATGGCTGGCGAGGAGCCTTTGAGCTGGAGTGTATTGCTACTGAAGACAAGATCTACCTTATAGAAATTAATCCTCGTTTTCCAGCCTGGGTCTATTTTGCTACTGGTGCCGGGCTCAATTTACCGGCCCGACTATTGCGGGCAGCAGTGGGGCTTCCGGTAGAAAGAGACTCCCACTACGAGGCTGGCCGACTTTATATTCGCTACACCTATGATCTGGTAACGGATATGGAAACCTTCCAGAGGATTATTACCCGAGGAGAAAGCTGA
- a CDS encoding PqqD family protein, translated as MDKLSRLAINDEGFIFDPATGNSFTTNRVGLWIIQQLKDGKDTEQILQSLLDKFVVEPEVAQRDLMDFLAQLRVYHLI; from the coding sequence ATGGACAAGCTTTCTCGTTTGGCCATAAACGATGAGGGTTTCATCTTTGATCCGGCTACTGGTAATAGCTTTACCACTAACAGGGTAGGGCTGTGGATTATTCAACAACTTAAAGACGGAAAAGACACCGAGCAGATTTTGCAGTCTCTTCTCGACAAATTTGTCGTCGAACCCGAGGTGGCCCAGAGAGATCTGATGGATTTTTTGGCTCAATTAAGGGTCTATCATCTTATTTAA
- the ilvD gene encoding dihydroxy-acid dehydratase has translation MRSDQMKKGLERAPHRSLLKAMGYTDEEISRPLVGIANSFNEIIPGHIHLRQVVEAVKAGVRMAGATPIEFGVIGVCDGLAMNHEGMRYSLPSRELIADMIETMAMAHPFDALVLVPNCDKIVPGMLMAMLRLDLPSILISGGPMLPGRLSGQEVNLISVFEAVGRLKSGEIKEAELKELEDSACPTCGSCAGMFTANSMNCLSEALGLALPGNGTIPAVMAARIRLAKKAGAQVVELLKKRLTPRKIATRAAFENAIAVDMALGCSTNTVLHVPAIAREAGIDLPLEVFDEMSRKTPNLCRLVPAGPHSVAALHEAGGIPAVMAELAKAGLIRKRVKTVSGKTVGENIKGAQNLNPEVIRPLENPYSSEGGIAILWGNLAPEGAVVKQSAVVPEMMHHQGPARVFESEEAAYKAILGGKIRPGDVVVIRYEGPKGGPGMREMLSPTSAIVGMGLDSQVALITDGRFSGGTKGAAIGHVSPEAAEGGPIALVKEGDLIEINIPQRRLELLVPEEELKRRLKKWRPPKKKLRGWLARYSRMVSSGARGAVLRD, from the coding sequence ATGCGAAGCGATCAGATGAAAAAAGGTCTAGAACGAGCTCCTCATCGTTCCCTTCTTAAGGCCATGGGCTACACCGATGAGGAGATCTCCAGGCCTTTGGTAGGAATTGCCAACTCCTTCAATGAAATTATTCCCGGCCACATCCATTTGCGTCAGGTTGTAGAGGCCGTCAAGGCCGGAGTCCGAATGGCCGGGGCCACTCCGATAGAGTTTGGAGTCATCGGTGTCTGTGATGGACTAGCCATGAACCACGAGGGTATGCGCTACTCTCTTCCCAGCCGGGAACTCATTGCCGACATGATAGAAACTATGGCCATGGCCCATCCCTTTGACGCCCTGGTTCTGGTGCCGAACTGTGACAAAATTGTCCCCGGCATGCTCATGGCCATGCTCCGCCTGGACCTTCCATCCATTTTGATCTCTGGTGGCCCCATGCTGCCTGGGAGGCTATCTGGGCAGGAGGTTAACCTCATCTCGGTCTTTGAGGCCGTGGGCAGACTTAAGTCCGGAGAGATAAAAGAGGCTGAACTCAAAGAGCTGGAAGACAGTGCTTGCCCCACCTGTGGCTCTTGTGCCGGGATGTTTACCGCCAATTCCATGAATTGTCTCTCTGAGGCTTTAGGGCTGGCCCTTCCGGGTAATGGAACCATTCCGGCGGTCATGGCAGCCAGGATTCGCCTGGCCAAAAAGGCCGGGGCCCAGGTAGTCGAACTGCTCAAAAAGCGACTCACTCCCCGAAAGATCGCTACCCGGGCCGCCTTTGAAAACGCTATTGCTGTGGATATGGCCCTTGGTTGTTCTACCAATACCGTTCTCCATGTTCCAGCTATTGCCCGAGAGGCCGGAATAGACCTCCCGCTGGAGGTGTTCGATGAGATGAGCCGCAAAACACCGAACCTCTGTCGTCTTGTGCCTGCCGGACCTCATAGTGTGGCCGCCCTTCATGAAGCCGGAGGTATCCCGGCGGTCATGGCGGAGCTGGCTAAGGCAGGATTAATTCGTAAAAGGGTAAAAACGGTAAGCGGTAAAACCGTGGGAGAGAACATCAAGGGAGCCCAAAACTTAAACCCCGAAGTCATTAGACCCCTGGAGAATCCGTACTCCTCCGAGGGAGGTATAGCCATCCTCTGGGGAAACCTGGCCCCAGAAGGCGCCGTCGTCAAGCAGAGTGCCGTGGTTCCGGAAATGATGCACCATCAAGGGCCGGCGCGGGTCTTTGAATCCGAAGAGGCGGCTTATAAGGCCATTCTTGGAGGAAAAATTCGTCCGGGAGATGTCGTCGTTATTCGCTATGAGGGGCCTAAAGGGGGGCCAGGAATGAGAGAGATGCTCTCCCCTACTTCGGCCATTGTCGGCATGGGACTGGACAGCCAAGTAGCCCTGATTACAGATGGTCGCTTCTCTGGTGGTACCAAAGGAGCCGCCATCGGGCACGTTTCTCCAGAGGCGGCAGAAGGCGGCCCGATTGCTCTGGTTAAGGAAGGAGACCTCATAGAGATCAATATTCCCCAGCGTCGTTTGGAGCTTTTAGTCCCAGAAGAAGAACTAAAACGTCGCCTCAAAAAGTGGCGGCCTCCAAAGAAAAAACTCCGGGGATGGCTGGCCAGATATTCCCGGATGGTTAGCTCCGGGGCCCGGGGGGCAGTGCTCAGAGATTGA